The Tepidibacillus fermentans genome includes a region encoding these proteins:
- a CDS encoding DeoR/GlpR family DNA-binding transcription regulator: MYSEERKALILDYIQKKSRASVQELGEYLNVSESTIRRDLKELEDLKLLKRTHGGAISVENVNFEPTFREKEDQYFLEKGAIAKRAVEFIKEGDTILLDSGTTIFHVVKELKRFQKLTVVTNSLIFAHELQDSQGIDVIIIGGFLRRETLALVGPLAEEALSAIKVDKAFIATNGLDIKEGLTTPNLIEASTKRKMIESSKQVFLLADHSKIGKIAFAKFANINKVDKLIIDDAVPEYTVKELIKLGIEVVTVTVS, encoded by the coding sequence TTGTACAGTGAAGAACGGAAAGCACTCATTCTTGATTATATTCAGAAAAAATCCAGAGCTTCCGTCCAAGAACTTGGAGAGTATCTCAATGTATCCGAGTCAACCATTCGTAGAGATCTGAAAGAATTAGAAGATTTGAAGCTTCTAAAAAGGACTCATGGTGGGGCAATCTCGGTTGAAAATGTGAATTTTGAGCCAACATTTCGGGAAAAAGAAGATCAATATTTTTTAGAAAAAGGTGCGATTGCAAAAAGGGCTGTTGAATTCATTAAAGAAGGAGATACGATCCTTTTAGATTCAGGGACAACAATTTTTCATGTTGTAAAAGAATTAAAGCGGTTTCAAAAGTTAACCGTTGTTACCAATTCATTAATTTTTGCTCATGAGTTACAGGATTCTCAAGGAATTGATGTGATTATTATTGGTGGATTTCTAAGAAGAGAGACTTTAGCATTAGTGGGTCCTTTAGCGGAGGAAGCATTATCAGCGATCAAAGTCGACAAAGCATTTATCGCAACAAATGGATTAGATATCAAAGAAGGTCTCACGACACCGAATCTAATTGAGGCATCTACAAAACGGAAAATGATTGAATCATCAAAACAAGTCTTTTTATTAGCCGATCATAGCAAAATAGGAAAAATTGCTTTTGCTAAGTTCGCAAATATCAATAAAGTGGACAAATTGATTATCGATGATGCTGTTCCTGAATACACTGTCAAAGAATTGATCAAATTAGGTATTGAAGTCGTTACTGTCACAGTATCATAG
- the yajC gene encoding preprotein translocase subunit YajC: MFLAQGTAATQGSWLATLLPFVLMFVIFYFLLIRPQQKRTKQRNAMLASLKKNDKVVTIGGIYGTIVDLTDDKVTLRVNESMKITFDRNAINGVVESKSE; encoded by the coding sequence ATGTTTTTGGCTCAAGGAACTGCAGCAACACAGGGGAGTTGGTTAGCAACGTTACTTCCTTTTGTATTGATGTTTGTCATTTTTTACTTCTTATTGATTCGTCCACAACAAAAAAGGACGAAGCAGCGGAATGCCATGCTGGCTAGTTTAAAGAAGAATGACAAAGTCGTAACAATAGGTGGGATCTATGGAACTATCGTTGATCTTACGGATGACAAAGTGACTCTTCGTGTGAATGAGAGCATGAAAATCACTTTTGATCGTAATGCGATTAATGGGGTAGTAGAAAGTAAAAGTGAATAG
- the queA gene encoding tRNA preQ1(34) S-adenosylmethionine ribosyltransferase-isomerase QueA: MNIELFDFDLPEELIAQTPLKNRSDSKLLTLNRRTGEIQHHRFRGIIDFLHKGDTLVLNDTKVLPARLIGQKKETEAKVEVLLLKQLDDNRWETLVKPGKRLRQGHEVVFGDGLLTGVIEDTTEVGGRIIRFHYQGIFNEILDQLGQMPLPPYIKEQLEDKDRYQTVYAKHLGSAAAPTAGLHFTKELLQQIEEKGVQIVYITLHVGLGTFRPVQTENIEEHHMHSEYYQLNEEAAKKLNEAKEEGRRIIAVGTTSVRTLETVVNKETERFEAKDGWTDIFIYPGYEFKAIDAMITNFHLPKSSLVMLVSAFAGRDTIMKAYQEAIDQHYRFFSFGDAMFIY; the protein is encoded by the coding sequence ATGAACATTGAATTGTTTGATTTTGATTTACCGGAAGAACTAATCGCTCAAACCCCACTTAAAAATCGTTCTGATTCAAAACTACTCACTTTAAATCGACGCACTGGAGAGATTCAACACCACCGTTTTAGGGGTATTATTGACTTTTTACATAAAGGCGATACCCTTGTCTTAAACGATACAAAAGTATTACCAGCCCGTTTAATCGGTCAGAAAAAAGAGACAGAAGCAAAGGTAGAAGTATTATTATTGAAGCAATTAGATGACAATCGTTGGGAAACCTTGGTTAAACCAGGAAAAAGACTACGACAAGGACATGAAGTCGTTTTTGGTGACGGGTTACTGACTGGAGTGATCGAAGATACGACAGAAGTAGGAGGAAGAATCATTCGTTTTCATTATCAAGGGATTTTCAACGAAATTTTAGATCAATTAGGGCAAATGCCCCTTCCTCCCTATATAAAAGAACAACTAGAAGATAAAGACCGCTACCAGACTGTCTATGCCAAACATTTGGGTTCAGCAGCTGCTCCAACAGCAGGATTACATTTTACCAAGGAATTGTTACAACAAATTGAAGAAAAAGGCGTTCAAATCGTATATATCACCTTACACGTTGGACTCGGAACCTTTCGTCCTGTGCAAACGGAAAATATCGAAGAGCATCATATGCATTCCGAATATTATCAGTTAAATGAGGAAGCGGCGAAGAAATTAAATGAGGCAAAAGAAGAGGGAAGAAGAATTATTGCTGTAGGGACTACTTCTGTTCGCACCCTTGAAACGGTCGTTAACAAAGAAACAGAACGATTTGAAGCAAAGGATGGATGGACGGATATCTTTATCTATCCTGGATATGAGTTTAAAGCCATTGACGCGATGATCACCAACTTTCATCTACCTAAATCCTCTTTAGTGATGTTGGTCAGTGCTTTTGCTGGTCGTGATACGATTATGAAGGCCTATCAAGAAGCGATTGATCAGCATTATCGATTTTTTAGTTTTGGTGATGCGATGTTTATTTATTAA
- the tgt gene encoding tRNA guanosine(34) transglycosylase Tgt yields MSAIRYELIKKDKKTGARLGRLYTPHGVIETPIFMPVGTQATVKTMSPEELKQMNAQIILSNTYHLFLRPGHDIVKEAGGLHHFMNWDRPILTDSGGFQVFSLSDLRKITEEGVHFRNHLSGEKLFISPEKSIEIQNALGADIIMAFDECPPYPADRDYVKKSLERTTRWAERSLKAHSRPNDQALFGIVQGGVYKDLREQSAKEITSLNFPGYAIGGLSVGEPKEMMFDILEYTTPLLPEDKPRYLMGVGDPESLFEGVIRGIDMFDCVLPTRIARNGTAMTSQGRLVVRNAKYARDFGPIDPKCSCYTCQNYSRAYVRHLLKADEIFGLRLTTYHNLFFLLNLMKNIRQAILEDRLLEYKEEFFAEYGRNELRTF; encoded by the coding sequence ATGTCAGCTATACGTTATGAATTAATTAAAAAAGATAAAAAAACAGGAGCACGATTAGGACGACTATATACACCTCATGGGGTGATTGAAACCCCAATTTTCATGCCTGTTGGAACGCAAGCAACAGTAAAAACGATGAGTCCAGAAGAATTGAAACAGATGAATGCACAGATCATTTTGAGTAATACTTATCATCTTTTTCTAAGACCTGGTCATGATATTGTGAAAGAAGCAGGTGGTCTCCATCATTTTATGAACTGGGATCGCCCCATTTTAACAGATAGTGGGGGTTTTCAAGTTTTTAGTTTGAGTGATTTGCGCAAAATAACAGAAGAAGGAGTCCACTTTCGCAACCATTTGAGTGGAGAAAAATTATTCATAAGCCCAGAGAAATCGATCGAGATTCAAAATGCTCTTGGAGCAGATATCATTATGGCGTTTGATGAATGTCCGCCATACCCTGCTGATCGCGACTATGTGAAAAAATCTCTTGAAAGGACAACAAGATGGGCAGAACGCTCTTTAAAAGCTCACTCAAGACCCAATGATCAGGCTTTATTTGGAATCGTACAAGGAGGGGTGTATAAGGACCTAAGAGAGCAAAGTGCAAAAGAAATCACCTCTCTTAACTTCCCCGGGTATGCAATTGGCGGGCTTAGCGTAGGAGAACCAAAGGAGATGATGTTCGATATTTTGGAATATACCACTCCTTTACTTCCTGAGGACAAGCCTCGTTATCTGATGGGGGTTGGCGATCCTGAGTCTTTATTTGAAGGCGTTATTCGTGGAATTGATATGTTTGATTGTGTTTTGCCTACGCGAATTGCAAGAAATGGTACAGCAATGACCAGTCAAGGACGATTGGTGGTTCGCAATGCGAAGTATGCGAGAGACTTTGGCCCGATTGATCCAAAATGCAGTTGTTATACCTGTCAAAATTATTCAAGGGCATATGTTCGTCATCTATTAAAGGCAGATGAAATTTTTGGACTAAGATTAACCACTTATCATAATCTCTTTTTCTTGCTTAATCTGATGAAAAATATCCGTCAAGCGATTCTAGAAGATCGCCTTCTTGAATATAAAGAGGAATTCTTTGCGGAATATGGGAGAAATGAGTTACGAACTTTCTAG